Proteins encoded by one window of Candidatus Sumerlaea chitinivorans:
- a CDS encoding Acetylglutamate kinase, with product MSDAYEPVDLRKLPIEKLIERSQALVEALPYIHQFRGATIVIKYGGHAMVDPALKANIIQDIALMASVGMHPVVVHGGGPEITAHMKKLGLKPQFVEGQRVTDAETLDVAEMVLAGKINSEITLALNRAGIRACGLSGKDMGLVLARKLYHQPHEGAPPVDIGFVGDVVRIDPTILQIFKEHQIVPVVSPIGVDENGQTYNINADTVASDIAAALQADKFILLTDVRGILRDRKDESTLINSLRMEEIEPLIQQGVIDGGMIPKVRACLDALKAGVKKTHILDGRLPHSLLLEIFTDRGIGTQIIP from the coding sequence ATGTCCGATGCGTATGAACCGGTAGACTTGCGTAAGCTTCCGATCGAGAAACTCATCGAACGCTCTCAGGCGCTGGTCGAAGCTCTACCGTATATCCATCAGTTTCGTGGGGCCACAATTGTCATCAAGTATGGCGGGCACGCGATGGTGGACCCTGCGCTCAAAGCAAACATCATTCAGGACATCGCCCTGATGGCAAGTGTGGGGATGCATCCGGTGGTCGTCCATGGCGGTGGCCCGGAGATCACTGCCCACATGAAAAAGTTGGGGCTGAAACCGCAATTCGTTGAAGGCCAACGTGTCACAGATGCCGAGACACTCGATGTGGCCGAAATGGTGCTGGCCGGAAAGATCAACAGCGAGATCACGCTTGCCTTGAACCGAGCAGGGATTCGGGCCTGTGGATTGTCCGGCAAGGACATGGGGCTCGTATTGGCGCGCAAGCTCTACCACCAGCCCCACGAGGGAGCCCCACCAGTGGACATTGGATTTGTCGGCGATGTTGTGCGGATTGACCCCACGATCCTTCAGATCTTCAAAGAGCACCAGATTGTCCCCGTCGTTTCGCCGATCGGAGTGGACGAAAACGGCCAGACCTACAACATCAATGCGGATACGGTGGCGTCGGACATTGCGGCCGCTCTTCAAGCTGACAAATTCATTCTGCTCACCGACGTGCGTGGCATCCTTCGTGACCGCAAAGACGAGAGCACCCTCATCAATTCGCTCCGTATGGAAGAGATCGAACCCCTGATCCAACAGGGAGTGATTGACGGGGGGATGATTCCGAAGGTCCGCGCTTGTTTGGATGCCCTAAAGGCAGGGGTGAAGAAGACGCACATTCTGGACGGGCGTCTGCCTCACTCGCTGCTTCTCGAAATCTTCACCGATCGCGGTATCGGCACCCAGATTATCCCCTAA
- a CDS encoding putative two-component system response regulator yields MQAPANDNTRLRVLVVDDDPDIALVVRTTLASEYDVVVAPSGVAALERIHEYEPDVIVMDVMMPVLDGFDTSRAIRKDARYANVPILFLTARTDNDAVREAMLAGGDFFLPKPFETSQLLSRVRELVEKHRVQPQPKRFSLQELTATGSSLAPQMRSEQSPEAVTPMAEPNVTKTAPSRSLMEQLRGTAAPRRVRVLAVDDDLDTVNYVKSILRDDYEIITATDPELAIEKIFAYQPDILLLDIMMPKLTGFQVAQLIRTNRRLRAVRIVYVSSRSDFQAIQKAFNLGACEYIEKPFTPEQLRRKLLEITKQPDFVCSKKRLDYAEVLRRESDF; encoded by the coding sequence ATGCAAGCTCCGGCAAATGACAACACGCGCTTACGCGTGCTGGTTGTGGATGATGATCCGGATATTGCGCTTGTCGTACGCACCACCCTTGCCTCCGAATATGACGTAGTCGTCGCTCCGAGTGGAGTGGCTGCCTTGGAGCGGATTCACGAATACGAACCCGACGTAATCGTCATGGACGTGATGATGCCTGTGCTGGACGGCTTTGATACCAGCCGGGCGATTCGCAAAGACGCACGCTACGCAAATGTCCCCATTCTTTTTCTAACTGCGCGCACGGACAATGATGCGGTTCGGGAGGCGATGCTTGCAGGGGGTGACTTTTTTTTGCCGAAACCCTTTGAAACGTCCCAGCTGTTGAGCCGAGTACGCGAGCTTGTGGAGAAACATCGCGTCCAGCCCCAGCCGAAGCGGTTCTCACTGCAGGAGCTTACTGCTACGGGATCTTCCCTCGCACCGCAAATGCGTAGCGAGCAGAGCCCGGAGGCGGTCACGCCAATGGCGGAGCCGAACGTGACCAAAACAGCCCCTTCTCGTTCCCTCATGGAGCAACTTCGTGGCACGGCTGCTCCTCGCCGAGTCCGGGTGCTTGCCGTGGATGACGACTTGGATACCGTCAACTACGTTAAGTCAATTCTGCGTGACGACTACGAGATTATCACGGCAACCGACCCAGAGCTGGCGATCGAGAAGATCTTTGCCTACCAACCTGACATTCTTTTGTTAGATATCATGATGCCGAAGCTTACCGGATTTCAGGTAGCGCAACTCATTCGCACCAATCGCCGCCTGCGCGCCGTCCGTATCGTCTACGTCTCGTCGCGTTCCGACTTTCAGGCGATCCAAAAAGCATTTAATCTGGGTGCATGCGAGTACATTGAAAAGCCTTTTACACCCGAGCAGTTGCGTCGCAAACTCTTGGAGATCACAAAGCAGCCAGACTTTGTGTGCTCAAAAAAACGTCTCGACTATGCGGAAGTCCTGCGCCGGGAAAGTGACTTTTGA
- a CDS encoding Cell surface glycoprotein 1 precursor gives MLNQVCPNKLWRFLQRGGLGLLLGACLGPTSVWSQNELQGLPAAPAAPVATSPAPDVETVARRERLEQALDKIREAFARGDYRAVLTAVEVAELIEPGNPSVRLYREWAREKLAQAQIGTEADVLNREAGTTPSVAPVSPIMRSVTPVPSPVAPLTPTPVGSSEGVRAGDRSFVAQTNLLNSPWLLGGAGVILLAVIGGVVVLLRKRLARESEVEPSESVEESQGTLEPEPTRELAPEVEAPSLGQPGKSEPAAWGLGTGLSLGTPSPLGGTSLSFPQPEGLFSTGVTPEAQAQSQPKPTMPQGPEVPEVPEDEEFSMPLGGGPQPEEKPQPAGVPSVVSFEDLGISLPTEEPEAPLPTSEAKAGTAASSGYQTSFEDSRIVIRPVSESGASAPSPQESDKGSIELPLESDETEYAPQVPPRPLAEGPVIQLEDILGEKPAGLSADVQAKEAEAETFSELPTIELPSAAPQSAPAEELPEPERPSASSEQGISFSAIADGELDELSVMPAKPAEKPTEETYHAQEPKPAPLTPTTGQQVAPSVPPTSIELDEALGETKAIPTPVADEYLEETRTLPSVGGAAAEPTSPQPAEPSSYVVVSSGGAKDAQADDYTEKIFREQFERGLRAMEESNYKQAVHFLSIAAAINPEHEEARAKLREAREAKRRQEEAGGKH, from the coding sequence ATGCTAAATCAGGTCTGCCCAAATAAGTTGTGGAGATTCCTCCAGAGGGGAGGCCTCGGGCTATTGCTTGGGGCATGCCTTGGACCAACTTCCGTATGGTCTCAAAACGAGCTGCAAGGCCTGCCCGCGGCGCCGGCAGCGCCGGTTGCAACGAGTCCAGCCCCAGATGTGGAGACCGTGGCACGCCGGGAGCGCTTGGAACAAGCGTTGGATAAGATCCGTGAAGCATTTGCTCGCGGCGACTATCGGGCAGTTCTCACCGCAGTCGAAGTTGCAGAACTCATTGAGCCGGGCAATCCCAGTGTGCGGTTATATCGGGAATGGGCCCGCGAAAAACTTGCACAAGCACAAATCGGCACTGAAGCTGATGTCCTGAACCGGGAAGCTGGAACAACGCCTTCAGTCGCACCGGTGAGCCCCATCATGCGTTCCGTCACGCCAGTCCCCTCACCGGTAGCCCCACTAACTCCAACACCTGTAGGGTCCAGTGAGGGCGTGCGTGCAGGTGACCGCTCATTCGTCGCTCAAACAAATCTCCTCAATTCGCCTTGGCTATTGGGGGGGGCAGGTGTGATACTCCTTGCGGTCATTGGGGGCGTGGTTGTGCTTCTCCGGAAACGTTTAGCCAGAGAGTCTGAGGTGGAGCCAAGCGAGTCCGTTGAGGAATCCCAAGGCACTCTTGAGCCCGAGCCCACAAGGGAACTCGCCCCCGAGGTCGAAGCGCCCTCCTTAGGGCAACCCGGCAAATCTGAGCCCGCGGCGTGGGGCCTCGGAACGGGGCTTTCCCTCGGTACGCCATCCCCGTTAGGTGGCACTTCGTTGTCTTTTCCCCAACCTGAAGGGCTTTTCAGCACTGGTGTGACCCCAGAGGCTCAAGCCCAGAGCCAGCCGAAACCTACGATGCCCCAAGGCCCTGAAGTCCCCGAGGTTCCCGAAGATGAGGAGTTCTCCATGCCGCTTGGGGGTGGGCCCCAACCTGAAGAGAAGCCCCAGCCAGCCGGTGTTCCCTCTGTCGTATCATTCGAAGATTTGGGGATTTCTCTGCCAACAGAGGAACCAGAAGCACCCCTCCCTACGTCGGAAGCTAAAGCAGGAACCGCTGCGAGTTCCGGCTATCAAACCAGTTTCGAGGATAGCCGGATCGTGATTCGCCCTGTCTCGGAGAGCGGGGCCTCGGCGCCTTCCCCACAAGAGTCGGACAAAGGCTCGATCGAGCTTCCGTTGGAATCGGACGAAACTGAATATGCTCCTCAAGTGCCCCCGCGGCCTCTTGCTGAGGGGCCTGTCATCCAGCTCGAGGACATCCTCGGGGAAAAACCCGCGGGGCTTTCAGCGGACGTTCAGGCGAAAGAGGCTGAAGCAGAAACGTTTTCTGAACTTCCCACAATTGAGCTACCCTCCGCGGCTCCGCAGTCCGCACCAGCAGAGGAGTTGCCAGAGCCAGAACGGCCTAGTGCCAGCTCTGAGCAGGGAATTTCGTTTTCGGCAATTGCTGATGGAGAACTTGACGAGCTTTCAGTGATGCCTGCGAAACCTGCCGAGAAACCAACCGAGGAAACGTACCATGCTCAGGAACCCAAACCGGCGCCCCTGACACCCACTACCGGACAGCAAGTGGCACCGTCTGTTCCGCCGACTTCGATTGAACTCGACGAGGCGCTTGGCGAAACGAAAGCGATCCCTACCCCCGTTGCCGACGAATACTTGGAGGAAACACGTACCTTGCCGAGCGTGGGAGGGGCAGCAGCAGAGCCGACTTCGCCGCAGCCCGCCGAACCTTCCTCCTACGTTGTCGTCAGTTCCGGTGGGGCTAAAGATGCTCAAGCCGACGACTACACCGAAAAGATTTTCCGGGAGCAATTCGAACGTGGCCTGCGTGCCATGGAGGAGAGCAATTACAAACAGGCAGTTCACTTTCTGTCCATCGCGGCAGCCATCAACCCAGAGCACGAAGAAGCCCGCGCCAAGCTCCGTGAGGCGCGCGAGGCCAAGCGCCGCCAAGAAGAAGCGGGTGGAAAACATTAA
- a CDS encoding Chromosomal replication initiator protein DnaA, protein MLAFAANVAGAYLNYVIWSDGATNRDLYETLIEYGSLTAGGIAFLCIGLTALAYALGLDMRRAQRPRVRTFVLALSFFLFLAGYFLGRFQVSPENFVAFAVAGVLVVGFAVGWLHAERMLGRFALRLATTAFESAPTSIALLWTRLALMLLPSNRQAENLLGMCLARLGKCQNAQDLLQQAYEDGARDPDLCRALAHAAEACGDLEGAARYYEDAYHQAPSQNLFRKLITLWSETGQKTKAIAAIKGLPLEDRRRWTETLLDLAFETNDVATIRELAREFEREGVPFNRAKACYYRLLEQHPRDVESLEALVELCYQNGELDEQRQLLERLVLIQPENPGYRRALIEICRLKGLRDDILAQLDMLVELRAANHEEKLEVLNEHFALANYGRVERLVRTEADLIRSMEARYLLAASYYETDRLEEALEELKAARSLQEDDDQEIRGKITGLESRIRQRLTQKELEELERKVQKHPDDLDIRFEYYDRLVALGFTERVVVGLEELLSRQPELRDRVVEELEKMLARHGKNFRLLNYLADINFREQNWDKVFELHEMMAADALHPEKILHEGALKILRGKPDHCPSLLYLARYEADHGSEVRALDYLSRYREAGGAVTPEVLELEFKLYCAIRDLEHAKETGIELLKHRPNDKQLLTQLAEFAAGERRYEEALTYLARVLALDAENVEIRRRMRELEEAQRRARMEELKRLLDDSPPNAPVLHMELGDLAHDFGMLNDAIVHYQRAAQDPALHNVALAKLAYVLASKGLFNEAEETLRDVELRVDQQADEQAKLKALLYRTAELMEEDKEFQLALQLYKRVFRVDAGYREVVSKIERLQRLGQKA, encoded by the coding sequence TTGCTGGCTTTCGCCGCGAATGTTGCGGGGGCTTACCTGAACTATGTGATTTGGAGCGACGGGGCAACCAACCGGGATCTCTATGAGACGCTCATTGAATATGGAAGCCTCACTGCAGGGGGAATTGCGTTCTTGTGCATTGGCCTTACCGCTTTGGCGTATGCGCTCGGGCTCGACATGCGTCGTGCGCAACGGCCACGCGTGCGTACCTTCGTGCTCGCTCTCTCATTTTTCCTATTCCTTGCTGGCTACTTTCTGGGGCGGTTTCAGGTCTCGCCCGAGAATTTCGTCGCATTTGCGGTAGCCGGGGTGCTTGTTGTGGGCTTTGCGGTGGGATGGCTGCATGCTGAGCGTATGTTAGGGCGTTTCGCCCTCCGGCTCGCCACCACAGCCTTTGAGTCTGCTCCCACCTCCATTGCGCTTCTTTGGACTCGTCTTGCTCTCATGCTTTTGCCTTCCAACCGGCAGGCAGAAAACCTCTTGGGAATGTGCTTAGCCCGCCTCGGAAAGTGCCAAAACGCCCAAGATTTGCTTCAGCAAGCTTATGAGGACGGGGCTAGGGACCCCGATCTGTGTCGCGCGCTGGCCCATGCCGCGGAAGCGTGCGGAGATCTGGAGGGGGCTGCACGGTACTATGAAGATGCCTACCACCAAGCTCCATCCCAAAACCTTTTTAGGAAGCTGATCACTTTATGGAGCGAAACAGGTCAAAAAACTAAAGCGATTGCCGCCATCAAAGGGCTACCGCTGGAAGACCGGCGCCGGTGGACAGAGACCTTGCTCGATCTCGCCTTTGAAACGAACGACGTGGCCACAATTCGCGAGCTGGCCCGTGAATTTGAGCGCGAAGGCGTCCCTTTCAACCGCGCCAAGGCGTGTTACTACCGTCTTTTGGAACAACATCCCCGCGATGTCGAGAGCCTCGAGGCACTTGTCGAACTCTGTTACCAAAATGGTGAGCTTGATGAGCAGCGGCAGCTACTGGAACGGCTGGTTCTCATCCAGCCAGAAAATCCGGGCTATCGCCGGGCTCTTATCGAGATCTGCCGCCTTAAGGGACTGCGCGACGACATCTTAGCCCAGTTGGACATGCTGGTAGAACTGCGAGCTGCGAACCATGAAGAAAAACTCGAAGTTTTGAACGAACACTTTGCGTTGGCCAATTACGGCCGGGTTGAGCGCCTCGTGCGAACTGAAGCGGATCTGATCCGGTCAATGGAGGCCCGCTACTTACTTGCAGCGTCGTATTACGAGACGGACCGTCTCGAGGAGGCGCTCGAAGAGCTGAAAGCGGCGCGGTCTCTCCAAGAGGATGATGACCAAGAGATTCGCGGAAAAATTACCGGGCTCGAATCGCGTATTCGGCAACGTCTGACCCAAAAAGAACTCGAAGAGCTTGAAAGAAAAGTTCAAAAGCATCCCGATGACCTTGATATCCGCTTTGAGTATTACGACCGCCTCGTGGCGCTGGGTTTCACCGAGCGCGTCGTCGTTGGGCTCGAGGAGTTACTCTCCCGCCAGCCGGAATTACGGGACCGCGTCGTCGAAGAACTCGAGAAGATGCTCGCACGCCACGGCAAGAATTTCCGACTTCTGAATTATCTCGCTGACATCAACTTCCGCGAGCAGAACTGGGACAAAGTTTTTGAGCTTCACGAAATGATGGCCGCGGATGCACTCCACCCAGAAAAAATCCTTCATGAAGGGGCGCTTAAGATTCTGCGTGGCAAACCCGACCACTGTCCCTCGCTTCTCTATTTGGCGCGGTATGAGGCAGACCACGGGAGCGAAGTGCGCGCTTTGGATTATCTGTCGCGCTATCGTGAGGCCGGGGGGGCTGTGACACCCGAAGTGCTTGAGCTTGAGTTCAAACTCTATTGCGCGATTCGCGACCTTGAACATGCGAAAGAGACTGGGATTGAACTCCTGAAACATCGCCCCAACGACAAGCAGCTGTTGACCCAGCTCGCGGAATTTGCAGCGGGCGAGCGGCGCTACGAAGAGGCATTGACGTATCTCGCGCGTGTCTTGGCACTGGACGCAGAGAATGTGGAAATCCGGCGGCGTATGCGGGAGTTGGAGGAAGCTCAGAGGCGGGCACGGATGGAAGAACTCAAGCGGTTGCTCGATGATTCGCCCCCAAATGCTCCGGTTCTTCATATGGAACTTGGTGACTTAGCGCATGATTTCGGTATGCTGAATGATGCGATTGTGCACTACCAACGCGCTGCTCAGGATCCTGCTCTTCACAATGTCGCCTTGGCAAAACTCGCCTACGTCTTGGCTTCAAAGGGGTTGTTCAACGAAGCTGAGGAAACTCTCCGCGATGTCGAGCTTCGCGTCGATCAGCAAGCCGATGAGCAGGCCAAACTCAAAGCCTTGCTCTACCGAACTGCTGAGCTCATGGAAGAGGATAAGGAATTCCAACTGGCTCTTCAGCTCTACAAGCGCGTTTTTCGGGTGGACGCTGGTTACCGCGAAGTGGTATCGAAAATTGAGAGGCTTCAGCGCCTCGGGCAAAAGGCGTAG
- a CDS encoding putative glycosyl transferase — protein sequence MSDECVSICLATFNRASLLPRAIDSVFQQTFTDWELVIVDDGSSDDSPRVLAAYAERDPRRIRILRQPNRGLVAARNAAIAHARGRFVTFLDSDDEYLPSHLELRVRFMREHPDVELIHGGVQIVGGPDTVPDLHDPRRLIPIRECAVGGTFFFRAEALARLGGFRKPDFGCDHELLTRAEQMLVIERVDFPTYVYHRDTSDSMCTHVERMNTDPRAGADGHSEA from the coding sequence ATGAGCGACGAATGCGTAAGTATCTGCTTAGCCACATTCAACCGTGCCTCCCTTTTGCCACGCGCCATCGACTCCGTGTTTCAACAGACTTTTACGGACTGGGAACTTGTGATCGTGGATGACGGTTCCTCCGACGATTCGCCACGGGTGCTTGCAGCGTACGCGGAGCGCGACCCTCGTCGTATTCGCATTTTGCGGCAACCAAATCGCGGCTTGGTTGCAGCGCGCAATGCCGCCATTGCGCACGCACGGGGACGTTTTGTCACGTTTCTTGATTCTGACGACGAGTATTTGCCGTCTCATCTCGAGTTGCGAGTTCGCTTCATGCGGGAGCACCCCGACGTCGAGCTTATCCACGGGGGAGTGCAGATTGTGGGAGGGCCAGACACCGTACCGGATCTCCATGACCCACGTCGCTTGATTCCCATTCGTGAGTGCGCTGTCGGCGGCACCTTTTTCTTTCGTGCCGAGGCTCTGGCTCGGTTGGGGGGATTTCGCAAACCCGACTTCGGCTGCGATCATGAGCTTCTCACGCGCGCAGAGCAGATGCTCGTCATCGAAAGGGTTGATTTTCCTACCTATGTCTATCACCGTGACACTTCAGATAGTATGTGCACCCATGTCGAACGGATGAACACTGACCCACGGGCGGGAGCGGATGGCCACAGCGAGGCATAG
- a CDS encoding Aconitate hydratase: protein MTSHPVDSYSTCTTLKCGNQSYEIFSLARLSGKDAERVSRLPISLRVLLENLLRHDDGSELVGKSIRALIEWNPQAEPDTEIGFTVGRVLLQDFTGVPCVADLAAMRDAVAKVGGDPTVVNPLQPVDLVIDHSVQVDVFGRPDAAALNSKLEYERNRERYVFLRWGANAFRNFRVVPPDTGIVHQVNIEFLAPVVATQVVNGRLRAFFDTLVGTDSHTPMVNALGVLGWGVGGIEAEAAMLGQPISMLIPQVVGVHLKGRLPAGATATDLVLTITQRLRQHGVVGKFVEYFGDGLDSLSVADRATVANMSPEYGATVGFFPVDEQTLEYLRFTGRSEEQIALVEAYWKEQGMFRTRGAAPLQYSAVIEIDLGAIEPCIAGPRRPHDRVPLANAKASWRKALGEYLVSKGQATAEDAAAFEKGSVAPDSVFARKVSVECDGNSFEMGHGHVVISAITSCTNTSNPSVLVAAGLLARKARERGLRTKPWVKTSLAPGSQAVTEYLRESGLLRSLEELGFHVVGYGCTTCIGNSGPLPQPVSEAIQRGDLVAAAVLSGNRNFEGRIHAQVRANYLASPPLVVSYALAGTVDIDFQNEPIGVGSDGQPVYLRDLWPTPEEVIATVQASVHSEMFRRIYSNVFEGDENWRAIEAPQGLRYAWDESSTYIKRPPFFDEVALEPTPPSDIVGARALAVLGHSVTTDHISPAGSIAKQSPAAQYLMSLGVEPKDFNSYGARRGNHEVMVRGTFANIRLRNELVPGVEGGFTVHLPDGEQMTIYDAAMRYKAEGVPLIVIAGQEYGSGSSRDWAAKGTALLGVRAVIAESFERIHRSNLVGMGILPLQFEPGQSRHTLGLTGRETYDILGIADALAPGCKLRVLAHGEAGQTVEFWVRARIDTPNELAYYRNGGILPYVFRQLVRAKA, encoded by the coding sequence GGGTGAGCCGTTTGCCCATTTCGCTGCGCGTCCTTTTGGAAAACCTGCTTCGCCATGACGATGGGTCCGAGCTGGTCGGCAAATCCATTCGCGCACTCATTGAGTGGAATCCACAGGCGGAGCCGGATACTGAAATCGGCTTCACCGTGGGGCGCGTATTGCTGCAGGATTTCACGGGCGTTCCTTGTGTTGCGGACTTGGCCGCCATGCGCGACGCTGTCGCGAAGGTGGGAGGCGATCCCACGGTGGTGAATCCGCTGCAGCCCGTTGACCTTGTCATCGATCATTCGGTGCAGGTGGACGTTTTTGGTCGTCCGGACGCTGCCGCGCTGAATTCAAAGCTCGAGTACGAACGCAACCGGGAACGGTACGTTTTTCTGCGTTGGGGGGCTAATGCTTTTCGCAATTTCCGCGTCGTGCCACCGGACACGGGAATCGTCCATCAAGTGAACATCGAGTTTCTGGCGCCGGTGGTGGCAACGCAAGTTGTCAACGGGCGCCTACGGGCTTTCTTCGACACTCTCGTGGGAACTGATTCCCACACTCCGATGGTCAACGCATTAGGCGTGTTGGGATGGGGTGTAGGTGGCATAGAGGCTGAAGCCGCGATGCTGGGTCAGCCCATCTCCATGCTGATCCCGCAAGTTGTCGGAGTTCACCTGAAAGGTCGTCTGCCGGCAGGAGCGACCGCAACCGACTTGGTCCTCACCATCACGCAGCGGCTTCGCCAGCATGGCGTGGTGGGCAAATTTGTGGAGTACTTCGGCGACGGACTGGATTCGCTTAGCGTGGCGGATCGCGCCACAGTCGCGAATATGTCCCCCGAATACGGTGCCACGGTGGGCTTTTTCCCGGTGGACGAGCAAACGTTGGAGTACTTGCGCTTCACTGGCCGTAGCGAAGAACAGATCGCGCTGGTGGAAGCCTACTGGAAAGAGCAGGGGATGTTCCGCACGCGCGGGGCTGCGCCGCTTCAGTACTCTGCCGTGATCGAGATTGATCTCGGCGCAATTGAGCCGTGCATCGCCGGCCCGCGACGCCCCCATGACCGTGTTCCTTTGGCCAATGCCAAAGCAAGTTGGCGCAAAGCTTTGGGCGAATACTTGGTTTCCAAAGGTCAGGCGACCGCAGAAGACGCCGCAGCGTTTGAAAAAGGCTCGGTCGCCCCGGACAGTGTGTTCGCGCGGAAGGTGTCGGTGGAGTGTGATGGGAACTCGTTCGAGATGGGACACGGCCACGTCGTAATTAGTGCTATCACGAGTTGCACAAATACGTCGAACCCCTCTGTACTGGTCGCCGCAGGATTACTGGCGCGCAAAGCTCGCGAGCGTGGTTTGCGCACCAAACCGTGGGTAAAAACAAGTCTCGCCCCTGGCTCGCAGGCCGTCACCGAGTACCTACGGGAAAGCGGTTTGTTACGTTCGCTGGAGGAGCTGGGCTTCCATGTCGTGGGGTATGGATGCACGACGTGCATCGGTAACAGCGGCCCACTGCCGCAACCCGTCTCGGAGGCCATTCAGCGGGGGGATTTGGTTGCAGCGGCGGTCCTGTCGGGGAACCGCAATTTTGAGGGACGCATCCACGCTCAGGTGCGTGCAAACTATTTAGCCTCTCCCCCCCTGGTGGTGTCGTACGCGCTGGCTGGCACCGTGGACATTGACTTCCAAAACGAGCCAATCGGTGTGGGCTCGGACGGCCAGCCGGTGTATCTGCGCGATCTGTGGCCGACACCCGAGGAGGTTATCGCGACGGTTCAAGCCTCTGTGCATTCGGAAATGTTTCGTCGCATTTACAGCAACGTCTTTGAAGGGGACGAAAACTGGCGAGCCATCGAAGCCCCGCAGGGTCTGCGTTACGCATGGGATGAGTCCTCCACCTACATCAAACGCCCACCCTTTTTCGATGAGGTCGCTTTGGAGCCGACGCCGCCCAGCGATATCGTCGGAGCCCGCGCGCTGGCCGTGCTGGGTCATAGCGTCACGACGGACCACATTTCACCGGCCGGCTCAATTGCGAAACAAAGCCCAGCGGCTCAGTATCTGATGAGCTTAGGAGTAGAACCGAAAGACTTCAATTCCTACGGCGCACGCCGCGGCAATCATGAAGTCATGGTGCGCGGCACCTTTGCGAACATTCGCCTGCGCAACGAGCTGGTGCCGGGCGTCGAAGGCGGCTTCACGGTCCACCTTCCCGACGGTGAACAGATGACGATCTACGACGCCGCCATGCGCTACAAAGCCGAAGGGGTGCCGCTGATTGTGATCGCTGGGCAGGAATATGGCTCGGGTTCCTCACGCGACTGGGCAGCGAAAGGAACCGCACTCTTAGGAGTTCGTGCTGTGATCGCGGAGAGCTTCGAACGCATCCACCGAAGCAATCTGGTGGGCATGGGAATCCTGCCGCTTCAGTTCGAGCCGGGTCAGTCGCGCCACACACTTGGTTTGACGGGCCGGGAAACTTACGACATTTTGGGCATCGCGGATGCGTTAGCGCCCGGGTGCAAACTGCGCGTGCTTGCGCACGGCGAGGCCGGCCAGACCGTCGAGTTCTGGGTGCGTGCCCGGATCGATACGCCTAATGAGTTGGCCTACTATCGCAATGGTGGAATCCTGCCGTACGTCTTCCGTCAACTCGTGCGCGCAAAGGCATAA